In one Ornithinimicrobium pratense genomic region, the following are encoded:
- a CDS encoding D-alanine--D-alanine ligase family protein, giving the protein MDSQPASQVASRSRTRIALVFGGRSGEHSISCATAASVLRTLDRERYDVLPVGITRAGRWVLVADDPAALEIRDGRLPEVPDTGHQVIVPLGGLDHDWQSVDRDGRVTDLGQVDVVFPLLHGPFGEDGTIQGLLELADLRYVGCGVLSSAAMMDKHLMKVVFAEAGLLVGPYAVITDVQWRRDRAAALDAATSLQFPVFVKPARAGSSVGVYKVDRPEELEVAIDKARDHDPKVLVEQGIVGREIECGVLQGRGAGSPRVSECGEITVAGGHEFYDFEAKYLDEDNVRITAPADLLQGVREEVRRVAAVAFEAGGCEGLARVDCFVTEDGSVLVNEINTMPGFTPFSMYPQAWAASGLTYPELIDELIGLALERPLGLR; this is encoded by the coding sequence ATGGACAGCCAGCCCGCCTCCCAGGTCGCCTCCCGCTCCCGCACCCGCATCGCGCTCGTCTTCGGCGGTCGCTCCGGGGAGCACTCAATCTCCTGCGCGACCGCGGCGAGCGTGCTGCGCACGCTGGATCGGGAGCGGTATGACGTGCTGCCGGTCGGGATCACCCGCGCCGGCCGGTGGGTGCTGGTCGCGGACGACCCCGCGGCCCTGGAGATCCGCGACGGCCGGCTGCCCGAGGTCCCGGACACCGGACACCAGGTCATCGTCCCCCTCGGTGGCCTCGACCACGACTGGCAGAGCGTGGACCGGGACGGACGCGTCACCGACCTGGGGCAGGTCGACGTCGTCTTCCCGTTGCTGCACGGCCCGTTCGGCGAGGACGGCACGATCCAGGGGTTGCTGGAGCTGGCCGACCTGCGCTACGTCGGGTGCGGGGTGCTGTCGTCGGCGGCGATGATGGACAAGCACTTGATGAAGGTGGTCTTCGCCGAGGCCGGGCTGCTAGTCGGCCCCTACGCGGTCATCACCGACGTGCAGTGGCGGCGGGACCGCGCGGCGGCCCTCGATGCGGCCACCTCCTTGCAGTTCCCCGTCTTCGTCAAACCGGCCAGGGCCGGTTCCTCGGTCGGGGTCTACAAGGTGGACCGGCCCGAGGAGCTGGAGGTGGCCATCGACAAGGCCCGCGACCACGACCCCAAGGTGCTCGTCGAGCAGGGCATCGTAGGCCGGGAGATCGAGTGCGGGGTCCTGCAGGGGCGCGGGGCGGGATCGCCACGGGTCAGCGAGTGTGGGGAGATCACCGTGGCCGGCGGCCACGAGTTCTACGACTTCGAGGCCAAGTACCTCGACGAGGACAACGTCCGGATCACTGCCCCGGCCGACCTGCTCCAGGGCGTGCGGGAGGAGGTCCGGCGGGTGGCCGCAGTGGCCTTCGAGGCCGGCGGCTGCGAAGGCCTGGCCCGGGTCGACTGCTTCGTCACCGAGGACGGCTCGGTCCTCGTCAACGAGATCAACACCATGCCGGGGTTCACGCCGTTCTCGATGTACCCCCAGGCGTGGGCCGCCAGCGGGCTCACCTACCCCGAGCTGATCGACGAGCTCATCGGGCTCGCGCTGGAGCGTCCCCTCGGCCTGCGCTGA
- a CDS encoding NAD(P)H-dependent glycerol-3-phosphate dehydrogenase, translating into MTRAVIYGAGSWGTAFAQVLADAGAERVTLWARRAEVADHVRERHRNPDYLPEVELSPVITATTDPAEAADGADLVVLAVPSQSLRDNLATWSDLLPPAAPVVSLMKGIELGTGLRMSQVIESAQVQASRVVVVSGPNLSKEIAARQPAASVVAGADLAVAEQVAAAVATPYFRPYTQTDVVGAEIGGAIKNVIALAVGMAEGLGYGDNTKSSLITRGLAEIARLGSELGADPRTLMGLAGVGDLIATCMSPLSRNHRVGVALGEGRTVQEVLAVPHQTAEGVKSCRSVVGLAARHGVDMPICAGVTAVVDGQLTPDQLTGALMSRARKHEAN; encoded by the coding sequence ATGACCCGCGCCGTGATCTACGGGGCGGGCAGCTGGGGGACGGCCTTCGCCCAGGTCCTCGCCGATGCGGGAGCCGAGAGGGTCACGCTTTGGGCCCGCCGCGCCGAGGTGGCCGACCACGTCCGCGAGCGCCACCGCAACCCGGACTACCTGCCGGAGGTGGAGCTGTCCCCGGTGATCACGGCCACCACGGACCCCGCCGAGGCTGCCGACGGTGCCGACCTGGTGGTGCTCGCCGTTCCCTCCCAGAGCTTGCGGGACAACCTGGCGACCTGGTCTGACCTGCTCCCACCGGCCGCCCCGGTGGTGTCGCTGATGAAGGGGATCGAGCTGGGCACCGGGCTGCGGATGAGCCAGGTCATCGAGAGCGCCCAGGTTCAGGCCTCCCGGGTTGTCGTGGTCTCCGGCCCGAACCTGTCCAAGGAGATCGCCGCCCGCCAGCCGGCTGCCAGCGTGGTCGCCGGCGCGGACCTGGCCGTCGCCGAGCAGGTCGCCGCAGCCGTCGCCACCCCCTACTTCCGGCCCTACACCCAGACCGACGTGGTCGGCGCCGAGATCGGCGGCGCGATCAAGAACGTCATCGCGCTGGCCGTCGGCATGGCCGAAGGTCTCGGCTACGGCGACAACACCAAGTCCAGCCTCATCACCCGGGGGCTGGCCGAGATCGCCCGGCTGGGCAGCGAGCTGGGTGCCGACCCGCGGACCCTGATGGGGCTGGCCGGGGTCGGCGACCTCATCGCCACCTGCATGTCACCCCTGTCTCGTAACCACCGGGTCGGGGTCGCGCTGGGCGAGGGTCGCACGGTGCAGGAGGTCCTCGCAGTGCCACACCAGACGGCCGAGGGCGTGAAGTCCTGCCGGTCCGTGGTGGGTCTGGCTGCCCGGCACGGCGTCGACATGCCCATCTGTGCCGGCGTGACGGCCGTCGTCGACGGACAGCTCACCCCCGACCAGCTGACCGGAGCATTGATGTCCCGGGCCCGCAAGCACGAGGCCAACTGA
- a CDS encoding lysophospholipid acyltransferase family protein gives MTGVKRPPSHHPLPWSYGLVIRTVRPTLQVLTRRNWSGGEHVPRQGGFIAAANHYSEIDPLTVGHFLVDQGRPPFFLAKSSLFTVPLLGAALRHLRQVPVYRATSKAGDALESARSTLEEGLPIAIMPEGTLTRDPDLWPMKARPGVGRLALTTGAPVIPIAQWGAQELLGRYARRPGNVFKRPMQHVQAGPPVDLSDLMDRPDDPRAHQEATRRVMAAITAMLADIRGEQPPPEPYDMAKHPRDRKNDHKKDQA, from the coding sequence ATGACGGGCGTGAAGCGCCCGCCCAGCCACCATCCCCTGCCGTGGTCGTACGGTCTGGTGATCCGCACCGTGCGGCCCACGCTGCAGGTCCTCACCCGGCGGAACTGGTCCGGGGGCGAGCACGTCCCGCGGCAGGGGGGCTTCATCGCCGCGGCCAACCACTACTCCGAGATCGACCCCCTCACGGTCGGGCACTTCCTGGTCGACCAGGGCCGTCCGCCGTTCTTCCTGGCCAAGTCCTCGTTGTTCACGGTGCCGCTGCTCGGGGCGGCCCTGCGGCACCTGAGGCAGGTCCCGGTCTACCGCGCGACGAGCAAGGCCGGCGACGCCCTGGAGTCCGCGCGGAGCACGCTGGAGGAGGGGCTACCCATCGCGATCATGCCGGAGGGCACCTTGACCCGGGACCCTGACCTGTGGCCGATGAAGGCCCGTCCGGGGGTGGGACGGCTTGCGCTCACCACCGGCGCGCCGGTCATCCCGATCGCCCAGTGGGGCGCCCAGGAGCTTCTCGGGAGGTATGCGCGCCGGCCCGGCAATGTGTTCAAGCGGCCCATGCAGCACGTGCAGGCCGGGCCCCCCGTCGACCTCTCCGACCTGATGGACCGCCCAGACGACCCGCGGGCGCACCAGGAGGCGACCCGGCGGGTGATGGCGGCCATCACCGCTATGCTCGCCGACATCCGCGGCGAGCAGCCGCCGCCGGAGCCCTACGACATGGCCAAGCACCCGAGGGACCGCAAGAACGACCACAAGAAGGACCAGGCATGA
- the cofC gene encoding 2-phospho-L-lactate guanylyltransferase, which produces MTGAPQAQPGDVRWSLVVPVQDASRAKSRLEPPRPLTRPDLARAVARDTLEQVCRALPPGQVTVVTSDPAASRVALDLGARVVSDPGRGLNAAIRAGLTAARAAAEASAPIQLPVGWAVLLGDLPALKAHELVVALAACATHAAAVVPDADGTGTVLLTSTTKPPEPQFGPGSAARHQQLAARLELDLLGLRRDVDTATDLASALELGVGRHTARALAPLGWASGPDQPSCPH; this is translated from the coding sequence GTGACCGGTGCGCCCCAGGCCCAGCCCGGCGACGTGCGCTGGTCGCTCGTCGTCCCCGTCCAGGACGCCTCGCGCGCCAAGAGCAGGCTCGAACCGCCCCGTCCGCTTACTCGGCCCGATCTTGCCCGGGCGGTCGCCCGGGACACCCTGGAGCAGGTATGCCGTGCCCTTCCCCCCGGGCAGGTGACCGTGGTGACCTCAGACCCTGCGGCCTCGCGCGTCGCCCTGGACCTGGGGGCGCGCGTGGTCAGTGACCCCGGACGAGGCCTGAACGCCGCGATCCGCGCGGGTCTGACGGCGGCACGGGCAGCAGCGGAGGCATCGGCGCCGATCCAGCTCCCCGTCGGCTGGGCCGTGCTCCTCGGCGACCTGCCCGCGCTGAAGGCGCACGAGCTGGTGGTGGCTCTGGCGGCCTGCGCAACCCATGCCGCGGCGGTGGTCCCGGACGCCGACGGCACCGGGACGGTCCTGCTCACCTCGACCACCAAACCACCAGAGCCGCAGTTCGGCCCCGGCTCCGCCGCCCGGCACCAGCAGCTCGCCGCCCGGCTCGAGCTGGACCTGCTCGGACTGCGCCGCGACGTGGACACCGCGACCGATCTGGCGTCCGCGCTGGAGCTGGGCGTCGGACGGCATACTGCCCGGGCCTTGGCACCCCTGGGCTGGGCGTCTGGCCCCGATCAGCCGTCCTGTCCCCACTAG
- a CDS encoding HU family DNA-binding protein, with the protein MNKTELIEALAPRLGGRPQAAAAVEAVVDLVLREVAAGRSVGITGFGTFEKVDRAPRTGRNPRTGEPVPIAGTSTPRFRPGAYFKDVVADPSGLPPHGLAGARVGSDGRLERTGAPSSVRRADGVPQAKAGAEDTRAKPGRSSSGRNGDGDEGRDTGASVGRDGGRASRISGTPESVRKDSDLVEEVQPGLSPSETSASATGRIMAGGEEITQGMIWAKKAQLARVKNDELAAQQEKQARTAKKAKKAGKPKKADKAKEKHSGTKESDAQGTGRNGPKGKGAKSKRAQSKGAKSNGAQSKGAKGSEVKKKSKKSG; encoded by the coding sequence GTGAACAAGACCGAGCTGATCGAGGCGCTGGCCCCCCGGCTGGGAGGCCGGCCCCAGGCGGCCGCCGCCGTGGAAGCAGTGGTGGACCTGGTGCTCAGGGAGGTCGCGGCGGGCCGCTCGGTGGGGATCACCGGTTTCGGGACCTTCGAGAAGGTCGACCGGGCGCCACGGACCGGCCGCAATCCACGCACCGGTGAGCCGGTGCCGATCGCCGGCACCAGCACCCCGCGCTTCCGCCCCGGCGCGTACTTCAAAGACGTCGTGGCCGATCCCTCTGGGCTGCCGCCGCACGGCCTTGCTGGGGCTCGGGTGGGATCGGACGGGCGGCTCGAGCGCACAGGCGCACCCTCGTCGGTGCGACGGGCGGATGGCGTGCCCCAGGCGAAAGCCGGGGCCGAGGACACCCGTGCCAAACCGGGCCGGAGCAGCAGCGGACGGAACGGGGACGGAGACGAGGGTCGAGACACAGGTGCAAGCGTGGGCCGTGACGGGGGTCGGGCCAGCCGCATCAGCGGGACCCCGGAGTCGGTGCGCAAGGACAGCGACCTCGTCGAGGAGGTCCAGCCTGGCCTGAGCCCTTCGGAGACGTCCGCGTCAGCGACCGGCCGGATCATGGCCGGCGGGGAGGAGATCACCCAGGGAATGATCTGGGCGAAGAAGGCCCAGCTTGCGCGGGTCAAGAACGACGAGCTGGCCGCCCAGCAGGAGAAGCAGGCCAGGACGGCCAAGAAGGCGAAAAAGGCGGGGAAACCGAAGAAGGCGGACAAGGCCAAGGAAAAGCACAGCGGGACCAAGGAGTCGGACGCCCAGGGCACGGGTCGCAATGGGCCCAAGGGTAAGGGCGCCAAGAGCAAGAGGGCTCAGAGCAAGGGCGCCAAGAGCAACGGGGCTCAGAGCAAGGGGGCCAAGGGCTCGGAGGTCAAGAAGAAGTCCAAGAAGTCCGGCTGA
- the gltX gene encoding glutamate--tRNA ligase: MTTHSAPVSATEHHEVTGPDVRVRFCPSPTGTPHVGLARTALFNWAFARHHGGTLVFRIEDTDAARDSQESMDQIVEMMRWLGLDHDEGPDLGGPYGPYRQSERSQIYRDVARQLLDAGLAYEAYSTPEEVEERHRAAGRDVKLGYDNFDRDLTRDQRDAFRAEGRDPVLRLRMPDGDLTFTDLVRGEVTFPAGSIPDFVIVRGNGAPLYTLVNPLDDAMMRITHVIRGEDLLSSTPRQLALYRALAEIGVAQGVPTFAHLPLVLGEGNKKLSKRDPQSDLFLHRDRGFIREGMVNYLALLGWAIGPDRDLFEPRHLVEAFDVRDVNPNPARWDQKKAESINGDHIRRLPLPEFTSRLLPVLRQAGVLGAQSDMGELARLEQVAHLIQTRIQVLSEAVPLVAPFYTVAEDLPIAEDARSQLKEDAPAVLDAAILALEQIPGGRPQPLGGGVDWATERIEAVLREALIEGMGLKPRFAFGPLRTAVSGQRISPPLFESMEILGQDETLSRLRRLRNQL; this comes from the coding sequence ATGACGACTCACTCCGCCCCTGTGTCCGCCACCGAGCACCACGAGGTGACCGGCCCCGACGTCCGCGTCCGGTTCTGCCCCAGCCCTACCGGGACACCGCACGTCGGTCTGGCCCGCACTGCACTGTTCAACTGGGCCTTTGCGCGCCACCACGGCGGCACGCTGGTCTTCCGGATCGAGGACACCGACGCCGCCCGCGACTCGCAGGAGTCGATGGATCAGATCGTGGAGATGATGCGCTGGCTCGGCCTGGACCACGACGAGGGTCCGGACCTCGGGGGCCCTTACGGCCCCTACCGGCAGAGCGAGCGGTCGCAGATCTACCGCGATGTGGCCCGTCAGCTGCTCGATGCCGGGCTGGCCTATGAGGCCTACTCGACGCCGGAGGAGGTCGAAGAGCGGCACCGTGCGGCCGGCCGGGACGTCAAGCTCGGCTATGACAACTTCGACCGCGACCTGACCCGGGACCAGCGGGACGCTTTCCGGGCCGAAGGCCGGGACCCGGTCCTGCGGCTGCGGATGCCGGACGGAGACCTCACCTTCACCGACCTGGTCCGCGGGGAGGTGACTTTCCCGGCGGGCAGCATCCCCGACTTCGTGATCGTCCGCGGCAACGGGGCACCGCTCTACACCCTGGTCAACCCGCTCGACGACGCGATGATGCGGATCACCCACGTCATCCGCGGTGAGGACCTGCTCTCCTCGACCCCTCGCCAGCTCGCGCTTTACCGGGCCTTGGCCGAGATCGGTGTGGCACAAGGGGTCCCGACCTTCGCCCACCTGCCGCTGGTGCTGGGGGAGGGTAACAAGAAGCTGTCCAAGCGCGACCCGCAGTCCGACCTGTTCCTGCACCGGGATCGGGGCTTCATCCGCGAGGGCATGGTCAACTACCTGGCGCTGCTCGGGTGGGCCATCGGCCCGGACCGAGACCTCTTCGAGCCCCGCCACCTGGTCGAGGCCTTCGACGTGCGCGACGTCAACCCCAACCCCGCCCGGTGGGACCAGAAGAAGGCGGAGTCCATCAACGGCGACCACATCAGGCGACTTCCCCTGCCAGAGTTCACCTCCCGCCTGCTGCCGGTGCTGCGGCAGGCCGGCGTGCTCGGCGCCCAGTCAGACATGGGTGAGCTGGCCCGCCTGGAGCAGGTAGCACACCTGATCCAGACCCGGATCCAAGTGCTCTCCGAGGCGGTGCCGCTCGTGGCTCCGTTCTACACCGTTGCCGAGGACCTCCCGATCGCCGAGGATGCCCGGTCCCAGCTCAAGGAGGACGCCCCGGCAGTGCTCGACGCGGCGATCTTGGCGCTGGAGCAGATCCCGGGGGGCCGCCCCCAGCCGCTGGGTGGTGGCGTGGACTGGGCGACCGAGCGCATCGAGGCCGTCCTGCGCGAGGCGCTGATCGAGGGGATGGGCCTCAAGCCGCGCTTCGCCTTCGGGCCCCTCCGCACCGCCGTCTCGGGCCAGCGGATCAGCCCTCCGCTGTTCGAGTCGATGGAGATCCTGGGCCAGGACGAGACGCTGTCGCGTCTGCGCCGTCTTCGCAATCAACTCTGA
- a CDS encoding DUF2017 family protein codes for MARAFKRKGSRLVGQFDAEEIGVLVHLLDLTRRFVAPERPDSGDPFLDLVAGLGDEADPEEPSDPALARLLPSASRDDPEQAADFRRLTEHGLRQRKAATLATAIAALEAAAPPTLELDLDQGRALAIALTDARLILGERLGLRTDEDSERLHAELEAALAGQVELDPAMAQKMAYYDFLSWVQESVTLALMAR; via the coding sequence ATGGCGAGGGCGTTCAAGCGCAAGGGATCGCGCCTCGTCGGCCAGTTCGACGCCGAGGAGATCGGTGTCCTGGTCCACCTGCTCGACCTGACCCGCCGCTTCGTCGCGCCGGAGCGGCCCGACTCAGGCGACCCTTTCCTCGACCTGGTCGCCGGGCTGGGTGACGAGGCGGACCCGGAGGAGCCCTCGGACCCGGCGCTGGCACGTCTGCTGCCCAGCGCCTCCCGGGACGACCCCGAGCAGGCTGCGGACTTCCGCCGCCTCACCGAGCACGGGCTGCGTCAGCGCAAGGCGGCCACGCTCGCCACCGCCATCGCCGCGTTGGAGGCCGCGGCGCCACCCACGCTCGAGCTCGACCTGGATCAGGGGCGGGCCCTGGCCATCGCGCTGACCGATGCCCGGCTCATCCTGGGCGAGCGGCTGGGGCTGCGCACCGACGAAGACTCCGAGCGGCTGCACGCCGAGTTGGAGGCTGCGCTAGCCGGCCAGGTCGAGCTCGACCCCGCCATGGCGCAGAAGATGGCCTACTACGACTTCCTCTCCTGGGTGCAGGAGTCGGTGACCCTGGCTCTCATGGCCCGCTGA
- the clpS gene encoding ATP-dependent Clp protease adapter ClpS, giving the protein MPTDLPLPPTAPRGPHTNPQEGGQVALLDRPETDQPWITLVWNDPVNLMSYVTWVFQTHFGYSRAKAEKLMMDVHAEGRAVVSTGTREKMEADTEAMHGYGLWATFQQDT; this is encoded by the coding sequence ATGCCAACCGACCTGCCTCTCCCGCCGACCGCACCGCGCGGTCCGCACACGAACCCCCAGGAGGGTGGTCAGGTCGCGCTGCTGGACCGGCCCGAGACCGACCAGCCGTGGATCACCCTGGTCTGGAACGACCCGGTCAACCTTATGAGCTATGTCACCTGGGTCTTCCAGACCCACTTCGGCTACTCCCGGGCCAAGGCGGAGAAGCTGATGATGGACGTGCACGCCGAGGGCCGGGCCGTGGTGTCGACCGGCACGCGCGAGAAGATGGAGGCCGACACCGAGGCGATGCACGGTTACGGCCTCTGGGCGACCTTCCAGCAGGACACCTGA
- a CDS encoding nicotinate phosphoribosyltransferase, translated as MTTSTALLTDHYELTMLQAVLASGHADRRCVFETFARRLSGGRRYGVVAGTGRVLEALRHFRFGEAELTFLRERAVVDDRTLGWLADYRFSGDIWGYAEGEVYFPGSPVLVVESTFAEGVLLETLVLSILNHDSAVASAASRMTAAAGDRPCIEMGSRRTHEESAVAAARATYLAGFGSTSNLEAGRRHGIPTAGTAAHSYTLLHDDEREAFANQLSSLGLSTTLLVDTYDVTAAVELAVELAGPELGGVRLDSGDLVSQAHEVRARLDALGAHDTRIVVTSDLDEYAIAALAAAPVDRYGVGTRVVTGSGHPAAGMVYKLVSRENSAGRMEGVAKASQEKTSVGGRKFALRRRSTAGIAQAEIVGIDERPQDDGDDRELLVPLVRAGEVVAPTDVHTAREHHAEARAELPLGALRLSGGDPAIPTRYLNDWS; from the coding sequence GTGACCACAAGCACCGCGCTTCTCACCGACCACTACGAGCTGACGATGCTCCAGGCGGTCCTGGCCAGCGGCCACGCCGACCGGCGCTGCGTCTTCGAGACCTTCGCCCGTCGGCTCTCCGGTGGCCGCCGGTACGGCGTCGTCGCCGGGACCGGTCGGGTGCTGGAGGCGCTGCGCCACTTCCGCTTCGGCGAGGCAGAGCTCACCTTCCTGCGCGAGCGTGCGGTCGTCGACGACCGCACCCTGGGCTGGCTGGCGGACTATCGCTTCTCCGGCGACATCTGGGGGTATGCCGAGGGCGAGGTCTACTTCCCGGGCTCCCCCGTGCTGGTGGTGGAGTCGACCTTCGCCGAGGGCGTCCTGCTGGAGACCCTGGTGCTCTCGATCCTCAACCACGACTCCGCGGTGGCCTCGGCCGCCTCGCGAATGACCGCCGCGGCCGGTGACCGACCCTGCATCGAGATGGGCTCCAGGCGCACCCATGAGGAGTCGGCGGTGGCGGCCGCGCGTGCGACATACCTGGCCGGCTTCGGCTCGACCTCGAACCTGGAGGCAGGGCGCCGCCACGGCATCCCGACCGCGGGGACGGCGGCGCACTCCTACACGCTCCTGCACGACGACGAGCGGGAGGCGTTCGCCAACCAGCTGTCCAGCCTGGGCCTGAGCACGACCCTGCTCGTCGACACCTACGACGTGACCGCTGCGGTGGAGCTGGCGGTGGAGCTGGCCGGGCCCGAGCTCGGCGGTGTGCGTCTGGACTCCGGCGACCTGGTCAGCCAGGCGCACGAGGTGCGGGCGCGGCTGGACGCCCTGGGCGCGCACGACACCCGGATCGTGGTCACCTCCGACCTGGACGAGTACGCGATCGCCGCCCTGGCTGCTGCTCCCGTCGACCGCTACGGGGTGGGCACGAGGGTGGTCACCGGGTCTGGGCATCCGGCGGCAGGCATGGTCTACAAGCTGGTGAGCCGGGAGAACTCCGCCGGGCGGATGGAGGGCGTGGCCAAGGCCAGCCAGGAGAAGACCTCGGTGGGCGGGCGCAAGTTCGCCCTTCGTCGACGCTCCACCGCCGGCATCGCGCAGGCCGAGATCGTCGGGATCGACGAGCGACCACAGGATGACGGGGACGACCGCGAGCTGCTGGTCCCCCTGGTGCGGGCCGGCGAGGTCGTCGCGCCCACCGACGTGCACACTGCCCGGGAGCATCACGCCGAGGCGCGTGCGGAGCTGCCCCTCGGCGCCCTGCGGCTCTCCGGCGGCGATCCGGCGATACCGACCAGGTACCTGAACGACTGGAGCTGA
- a CDS encoding UvrD-helicase domain-containing protein, translating into MSGRGPRSRARRRRDSRTAASAAARSQRRAHPRSEPKARPPAHRWCPPVDQHHPPLHRRPSRSCQAVGDPHQSIYGWRGASATTLTLRARSRALRSPRFVFCAPTHHPSPPPQGVWLIPPDQPLSLHTGHDH; encoded by the coding sequence TTGTCGGGCAGGGGACCCAGGTCGCGGGCACGCCGGAGAAGAGACTCCCGAACCGCGGCCAGCGCCGCTGCGAGATCTCAACGCCGGGCGCATCCACGGTCGGAGCCAAAGGCGCGCCCACCTGCCCATCGGTGGTGCCCGCCCGTCGATCAGCACCACCCACCCCTGCACCGCCGCCCTTCGCGGTCGTGCCAGGCGGTAGGTGACCCGCACCAGTCCATCTACGGCTGGCGCGGCGCGAGCGCCACCACGCTGACACTGCGTGCTCGCAGCCGCGCCCTGCGCTCGCCCCGGTTCGTCTTCTGCGCGCCGACGCATCATCCCTCACCCCCTCCCCAGGGTGTGTGGCTGATCCCTCCCGATCAACCTCTTTCACTGCACACTGGACATGACCACTGA
- the mgrA gene encoding L-glyceraldehyde 3-phosphate reductase has product MNAFPAADRYDHMQYRRTGRSGLDLPAISLGLWHNFGDDVPLERQRDILRTAFDHGITHFDLANNYGPPYGSAERNFGQHLRTDFAGLRDELVISSKAGWDMWPGPYGQVGGSRKYLVASLDQSLQRMGLDYVDIFYHHRPDPSTPLEETMGALDHIVRTGRALYVGISSYSAQRTREAAAILADLGTPLLIHQPSYSMLNRWVETEGLLETVDELGVGCIAFSPLAQGMLTDRYLAGVPEDSRAAQGKSLATELLTDEALEHVRALNDLAQERGQTLAQLALAWVLRRSEITSVLVGASRPEQIRDSVGALDNLDLSDDELGLIEEHAVDSGIDLWQQARHTDGRQG; this is encoded by the coding sequence GTGAACGCCTTTCCTGCCGCTGACCGTTATGACCACATGCAGTACCGCCGCACCGGGCGGTCCGGACTGGACCTGCCCGCTATCAGCCTGGGGCTGTGGCACAACTTCGGCGACGACGTGCCCCTGGAGCGGCAGCGGGACATCCTCCGGACGGCCTTTGACCACGGAATCACCCACTTCGACCTCGCCAACAACTACGGCCCGCCCTACGGGAGCGCCGAGCGCAACTTCGGCCAGCACCTGCGCACCGACTTCGCTGGGCTGCGCGACGAGCTGGTCATCTCCAGCAAGGCGGGCTGGGACATGTGGCCCGGCCCGTACGGTCAGGTCGGCGGGTCGCGCAAGTACCTCGTGGCCAGCCTGGACCAGTCCCTGCAGCGGATGGGGCTGGACTACGTCGACATCTTCTACCACCACCGTCCCGACCCCAGCACGCCGCTGGAGGAGACGATGGGGGCGTTGGACCACATCGTGCGCACCGGTCGGGCGCTCTACGTCGGCATCTCCTCCTACTCGGCGCAGCGGACCCGCGAGGCCGCCGCGATCCTGGCCGACCTGGGCACCCCGCTGCTCATCCACCAGCCGTCCTACTCAATGCTCAACCGCTGGGTCGAGACCGAGGGGCTGCTGGAGACCGTCGACGAGCTGGGTGTCGGCTGCATCGCCTTCTCGCCGTTGGCGCAGGGGATGCTCACCGACCGCTACCTGGCGGGGGTCCCGGAGGACTCCCGTGCTGCGCAGGGAAAGTCGTTGGCTACCGAGCTGCTGACCGACGAGGCGCTCGAGCACGTCCGCGCCCTGAACGACCTTGCGCAGGAGCGCGGTCAGACCTTGGCCCAGCTCGCGCTCGCGTGGGTGCTGCGTCGCTCGGAGATCACCTCGGTGCTGGTGGGTGCCAGCCGTCCCGAGCAGATCCGCGACTCGGTCGGTGCGTTGGACAACCTCGACCTCAGCGACGACGAGCTGGGCCTGATCGAGGAGCATGCCGTGGACAGCGGCATCGACCTGTGGCAGCAGGCGCGGCACACCGACGGGCGGCAGGGCTGA